The sequence below is a genomic window from Streptomyces sudanensis.
AGGGCCCTCACGCGAACGCCGCCACGCGCACCCCGGCCCCCTCCAGTTGCGCCCGCACCCGCCGCGCCAGCTCCACCGCCCCCGGCGTGTCGCCGTGCAGGCACAGCGACCGGGCCCGTACGGACAGGGTCCTGCCGCACTGCGAGACCACCGTCCCGGACCGGGCCAGGCGGACCGACCGCTCGGCGACGGCGTCCGGGTCGCGCACGACCGCGCCCTCCCGCCCCCGGGGCACGAGCGTCCCGTCCGCCGCGTACGCCCGGTCCGCGAAGGCCTCGGCCACCACCGGCAGGCCGGCCTCCCGCGCACACGCGTGCAGCCGCGAACCGGGCAGCCCCAGCAGCGGCAGCCGCCCCCCGGCCAGCAGCACCCCCTCGACCACGGCCCGCGCCTGCTCCCCGTCGTGCACCACCCGGTTGTACAGCGCCCCGTGCGGCTTGACGTACGACACCCGCGACCCGGCGGCCCGCGCGAACACCTCCAGGGCGCCGATCTGGTAGGCCACCTCGGCCGCCAGCTCGTCCGCCGGCACGTCCATGGCGCGCCGCCCGAAGCCGGCCAGGTCGCGGTAGGACACCTGGGCGCCGATCCGGACTCCCCGCCCGGCGGCGAGGGCGCACACGCGGCGCATGGTGGCCGGGTCCCCGGCGTGGAAGCCGCACGCTACGTTGGCACTGGTGACCACGGACAGCAACTGCTCGTCGTCGGTCAGCCGCCAGCGGCCGAAGCCCTCGCCGAGATCGGCGTTGAGGTCGATCGACACCTCGGTCACATCCGTCAACTCCTCCGAGAGAACCCGTCTTCGCCGCCGGGACGGACCATGCCCCGCCGGCGCTCCCCTGCCGCCGCGCCCCNNNCCCTCGCCCCGCCCGCCGGGGCCGCCGGGGCCGGTGCTGTCTCTTATACACATCCGCCCATGCCGACGACTCCGTACTTTGCAATTATAGATNNNNNNNNNNNAAAGGTGGGTGCTAGTGCGGGTCGAGGGGTGGGGGTCGTCGGCAGCGTCAGAGGNTCNNANCGGCGGGAACCCGGGGCGGGCGACGCCGACAGGATGGCGCACGGCGCGGAGCCGCGCCACCGGCCCGGCCCGGGGCGCCCGGCCGCGCTGCGCCCGTCCCGCGCCGTTTCGACCGCTGTCACCGCGAGGACCTACTCTGTGCACCGTGACCTCGCCTGCCCCGACGGAACCGACAGAACCCGTTCCGCCCCAGCTCGGCGCGGGGCCGAGGCCCGCGCAGGGCCCGGCCGCCGACGAAGGGCTGGCGCGGCGCCTGCGCGCGCTCGCCTGCACCGCCCCCCTGCACGACCTGGACGTCCGCAAGGCGAACCTGGCGGGGGAGTACTCGGTCTACACCATGGCGGAGATCGCCCTCGCCGCGATCGACCTCGTCACGCTCAACATGGACTTCGACACGGGCGCCGACCACGAGCAGGTCGTCGCCCGCCTGCTGCCGCGCGTCGCCGCCCAGGCCCCCGGTCGGCCCGCCGCCGAGCACGAGCGCGTCGCCCGCTGGGTCCTGGAGAACCTGATCAACGTCGGCAGCGTCGACCGGGGCTTCCGCGCCGTCTACGGCACCTTCGGCCCCGACGGCGCGTACGTCCGCAGGGACTACGACTTCAAGCTCGTCGAGGAGGTCCCCGGCCACGGCGGCGGCGTCTACCTCCGCACCACCGACGAGGCCGTCAACGTCCTGGTGGGCGC
It includes:
- a CDS encoding LamB/YcsF family protein, yielding MTEVSIDLNADLGEGFGRWRLTDDEQLLSVVTSANVACGFHAGDPATMRRVCALAAGRGVRIGAQVSYRDLAGFGRRAMDVPADELAAEVAYQIGALEVFARAAGSRVSYVKPHGALYNRVVHDGEQARAVVEGVLLAGGRLPLLGLPGSRLHACAREAGLPVVAEAFADRAYAADGTLVPRGREGAVVRDPDAVAERSVRLARSGTVVSQCGRTLSVRARSLCLHGDTPGAVELARRVRAQLEGAGVRVAAFA